gagctgccagaaggcaagagcagctgaagcttcgccagaaaacaacgttgtagctgaatcttctgctttgtctacgtctttgtttttgtggcttctggacgtttgccaggaagggctttggcagtttgcctaattggactaaggtttgcgagttaactgaggaatttgtgttgggaggcatttgttttaatttgagttgaacgatactgggaatgaagtaattcccagctgttcgaataaagtttgtttgtttttccacagaaaaactagtttattactacctacttgggcctgggtcacaacacaaagtgtgttaaaatataaagaaaagaaaagcaaaaaacaaatatatatcaaGAATGAGTTCCAACTTCTTCTTCCAAAAATATAAAGAACACTTTCGAATATTAATTTAGTAGattatttattagttttattatagTTTAAGACTACAATAAAATGTCCATTCACCACAAAAATGGAGGAAATGAAAAAGTTCCCCTTTTTAAATTTAACAATCATAAAATACATATGTcaaaatttgatttttcttcatCTCATGCAAAAAGCCCTACCAAAACTGAGTACTCAAACATTTGGAACCTACCCACTGTACATTTCTTGAATTggtaactgcaatttcttccaagtctattattcaataatttaagaaaataaaaaagctagCATCATTCCATATCCTATGcatctaatttcttcttaaaaataaaatgcatctgAACTGAGGGCAAGGtttaattgattttatatatTAATCAAATTGTTAATAGTTTTATTCCAAATCATACAGATGGTAATTTTAAACAGTTCTTTTATGGGTTGGTCCAAAATTTAAAGACACTTTTGAACCAAGGATTGGTCGAATCCATGGAATTTGAGATCCGATTCCAATCCCTCATATTTCAATCACTGCAActgccatgtttccccaaaaataagaccctgtcttattttattattttttttgaatccccaaataagcccttggccttgTTTTCAGGgatatcttattattttggggtgtgtggagcatgacggggatcctcttgctgtcttatttgatttccagctctgtctccctaacccttaccagaggaaatggcagggaccagctgcgcatgcgtttagATATTttcggagagggcttatttttagggaaacacagtatcactCTTCAATTCAATTGAGAGTTAGGGCAATTTTCTTCAACCTGGGATCTGTTTTAGGTATATTAACCTTGTCTGCGTGAAATTGCCCATACCAATCCATTTCTGAaagatctttttttatattgtatttttaacatAGCTTTTATGTTACATTCCTGTCCTCATTATGACTATTTGAAATGCCCACCCAATTATGCACAATCTGAAAAAAAGGAACCCAGCTATACAACTCAGTAAAACAAAGCAGGCTCCTCACCCAGCCTCACTGCAGGCTTTACACAATGGAATAGGGCAATAAAGCTCTTGTGTTTGTCTTAGCAACAGCCTATGGCAAATACCTCCCTTAGGACAGAGCCAAGCAACTTTCCCTTTGTTGAGAAAGAACATCGCCCGTCTTTTACTTTGACTTATCCCTTCCCTGCAGGACAACAGTTTATTTCTAATTGCCCTCAAAACTTGACACTCCAGTTGTGCTTGATACACACCTTTGACCTGGGAAAGTCTTTTTCCTGCCAGTAAGAAAGACTGTTGACTATACAGTTGCTTTGTATTCCCATATGTCTAAACCAAAAAGCTGCCTAATATCCCCTCTCACATCCTATGAGGTTTGGATGCAGTGGGGATATTACATCAAAGTGACTTGAAGAATACTTGACATTTTCCACCCAGCTAAGGAtctggactgccaggaaggctgTTCACATGATAAGGAGTGTGTGCAATCACCAGCTttacctgtcagaacttgccatGGAAGCGATAGCAAAAAGTAAATGCTAAAGAAACTCAGGCCGACACGTTTATCAAACTTAATCCTGGTTCCTGAGCTTCTCATCCAGTCTTTCTCAGCTTTAGTGCCTTCCAGATGCATGTATAGCAATTTCGCAAAATTTGAGCATCACTGTGTTGAAAATTTTGGGAAGTAATCTTTACAAAAGTAGAAAATGCCCAAGCTGGGAATTTGCTTAAATTCCATCTATGCTtgtgaaaaaaatattcataaaaacataaaaagaaactcTAAATATGCACCAAAATTAATACAGATCTTTGACCTACAGCAGTATAGATTTATCTGGATAGTAGGAAGAGTcgttttaaatacctttttactCTAAGAATATTTAGTATCTGgtgtttatctatatatataaaagcgaaaaccactcatgccgcgatcacgaaatctccagaaccgtaaagcctacaaacttgaaatttggcacgtatgttcctcttggcttctaggtgcttgctaagaaaggatttttcaaaatgaccatcagatcattagtattccttatattattattaacatgctctgatgctaattagttagatgttCTAATCTTCCTTCCCAatctgaaaataactctggagagaatgggataggagaggagaggcttctgtgggacaaccctgagggagagaaggggataggataggataggataggataggataggataggataggataggataggataggataggataggataggataggataggataggataggataggataggatagggttcgATTCTGtgaggcaaggctgagggagagaaggagataggataggagatgtttctgtggggcaaggctgagggagagaaggggagaggagaggctgattgtaactactcattaattttaggctaaaagtgtccatttatcaagcccaatcacatagtttcatagcacgggtattcagctagtttttAATATCTGCCTTTTCCTTCCTATATAAGCAAAGGCAAAAACTTTGACCAGCCACCTCAACATGGTCATACTTTAAATAATGGATTGGGAAATCACATTTGGCCTCTAAGGCCATTTTTGAAAGCTTTAGAAGTAACCCAAAGCAGGTACTGCAGCATAGCTCTTTCCATTTTGAATAAGAAATACCAATGCCTATAAGTAGTTTAACACAAATGTGGGAAGCACATAATCCCATCTGCAAAATCCAGAAAATCCCAATCCAATTCATAGGCACTTGGtatcattaataagccctgtctCCACAaacaatattaattaaataacTACTTACCCCCAAGATGGTTAAAATGAACCATCCCTTACATCTTTAGGTAGGAGACCAGACTGAGAATCAAGTATAATAATAGGGAAACTTAAGGGTTTTTATTAccagaggagaaagaagggaggaaaaaacagaaagaagaatGACTTACTGAATTTATGCAACCTAATTCTTTATTCAAAAGCCAGGGCAGAGAAAGCTTCCCTTCTCCACGGTAGCAAGACTGGATACGCTCCTTGATCTTGTCTTTGATCTTCTTCAATGTGAAAAGGCAGAGGACAGATTCTTTAGGTGGTTTGACTCTATTCTTCTGCCCCTGTGAGAAGATGGTGAACAGAATGTCGTCCTGTTCTGAAATGCCCAGTTGCTTGGCCAAGGCCCTTCCAGGCTTACTGAGGTACGCGTCCTGAATTAAGCGATATTCAATGCCATCTCGAATACAACCAATGGGAAATTCCACATATGAGTAGAACTTGGGGTCATCCACACATAGCCGGACAACTTTTGAGGTGAAAAACTGTTCTCCTGTAGAGTCCGGTGAGGTAAGTTGGGTGTCCAGCTGCAGTGTTAGGTAATAGACAAACTGCTCACTACTGAAACTATAAATATAATAGATATCAAATGTGGGAAACTTGGAGAGTGTATCTGATGGGATCTTGAGCTGGGAGGAGACAAATTCATCTTGATAAACGAAGCCAAACATCTCTGCATTCTCTTCACTGTCCATCAGTTTACGGCTGGACAGAGTAGGGAAATACTCAGACTTTCCATCAATGGGAGTTCCAATGAAAagcttgttttgtccattctgcaCTTCAATTATAACACCAGACATTGTTCCTGACTCATTGACACTAGAGAGGTAGTGTTCCTTGCGGTGGTGCGGTTCGCCCAACTTGAAGAGATCATCCAAGCGTAGGAACTGGCAGATACCTTGCGAAGCACTGCCGCAGGCTATCAGACGATTCCCAGAGTAATCCACCAGcagcaatttattgacattgttgGTACTCACCAGCCCATGTGGGCAAGACTGCACACTAGGTGGTGGGTAGCACTTCTCATTGTCTTCTACTGGACCCGTCACATGTGTGCGCATTTCTGTCAGATTGTTTGCAAGCTTATAGATCCGGTTGACAGCACCCACATATATTTCCCCAGTTTTGTTGTGGACCACCAAGTGTGTCAAACTCCAGTCTGTGACTTGGAAAGTCATAAAAGGAGAGGAAGATTTGGTAGTGCTTTTTGCCAATGGCAACCAAGAACTACCCAGAAGCAGCAGGGTCCAAATATTAATTGACAAATGGTGCTTTAGCCTCAGAAGCCACATGGTGGAAGAGTCACATCCAGCAATGCATTAATCTAACTATAAAATAAACAAGACTCAAACCAAAAACTGGAGGGCGGGAGAGAGTGAATTCCTGTGGATGAActtctttttttccacttgttTCCAGATTCAGGACATTATGGATGCTGGCATTCTACATGGCCctaggaaaaaaatgcaaaaacaagCATGGTTAGGCGAACAGTTGTGCCACTCAAAATACAACAGCACAATAAAATCTCAGTTACAAACATCTCAGGAATGGAGGTGGTTCAGATAGCTGAAATATTCAGCTGTCTCAGAGAAACATTGCATAGTATTTGTTCATCATTCTGCATTCTTCTCATTAAAGTTCCCATGACTGTTTTGTAAATTCACTATAGAAAGAAGCAGCTAAATTGTTCTGAGGACTTgtttaatgttctttttttttcccccaatagcaGCAAAAACCTTAGTGTTAAATTTGGAAATCTGTTACCAAGGGACTAATTTTACATCTTTTGAATTAAGAAAAAACAAGAGACATAAAGTGAAGGTCtgggatttcttttttccttttaaacttttttttaaaaaatgggattaaATCTATTCTTAACTTATTTTAGTTCACTTCTAACCTGTTCTGTGCATCTGTATCATCGTTCTGAATGCTTGATATTTATATTAAACTGCACTGCATTGCATTACTATGGTATCAATGTCGGTTATGTTTTCTCATGGTTTTAAAACGGATAAAGGCAATAACATCGACTTCTCACAAAAGAATACTGGAAAATTTCCATACATATTTGTATGATGCAATAACTGAAACAAGTCCATAAATCCTTAATTACACTTAACTGAAAAGCCAGATtgtctttcaagaaaaaaaaatggctttgtgTCATGGGTTAAGAAAGAGAATAATGCACGTGGTTACTTGAAAGTCATTTCTGCTTTGTTCTTACAAAGTTTTCATGAAGTGGTGTGACCATGAAGAAATAagtaattataaaatattttaggaaattcaGCATTCTTCCTGCTCCTTCTCAGTTTTAAGGAATATATATCTGAACTTGTACCACCCTCCCATCTCCATGAGCAAATTTGCCATTATTTATTACTTTGCCTCCCAGCACCATCAATCCTTCACACATGCAAGCATGTGAAGATGATGTGTTAGCTTCACAAAGCATGTGACTATGGGCTTTGTCAGCCTTTACTTTAATCTATTTTCCTCTATATACATGTTCAAAGATAGCatttggcaatagcacttaggcttatataccgcttcatagtgcttttacaaccctttttaagcggtttgcagaatcagcatattgtcctcaataatctgggtcctcattctggCAATAAAGAGATATTTGGAGGGAGCCATCTAAGAAAAGTAGCTAATCCCTCTGTGTTCAATATACAGTAAAACCTCTAGTCACGAATGCTTCTGACCACAACCAAATTGGGTTCTGACCAAAaaagtaaccttttttttttgtgcagTCAATTTCCCcttccctgcctttttttttaagcgccaaatttccaaaattaattaatttgatcgtgaccagaggttctactgtatttgGTCTTTGACTAAGAACCTTATTTACATAAAGGTTTGTGACATTTTatggtaaataaaaaaaaacaaaatgtttagGAAACCACAAAGTGCATCTCCTAATATGATAAAAGTCTATTCTGCATGTATTAAAATACTCTTGAAGATATCCAATTAACCACTGGACCTGCTTTCCTCTAGAAGTTGCTCCATCACTAGAAAttgttaggaagagattggacaaccatttgtctgaaatggtacaaggtctcctgcttgagcaggggattggactagaagacctccaaggtcccttccaactctgttattctgttatatctcATCAATGTTTGTTTGCTTATACTAAGTTACTTTTTCAAAATTTGACCATTATATGGAAGTGCCAATTTTCTTTCCACTCAACCATGTCTCACAGCATAGAAGGTTGCTTTTAAGATCTTTAAGATTTTCCCATCTCCCAGACAAATGATTCTCATTCTTATAACAAAAGGCAGCCTTGGGCTTATCCTAGATTTAGCACATACCTCAGAAACCTCAGAACTAGCCTTCAGGCAGAAAGAAGGGTGGGGGAAGCCACATTACTCATTCCCTGAACTGCCATTCCAAACACTCAAGAGCATagctgtgtggttttttttgctcTTCACAAAAGTAGGAAGTACGCTTGTCCTTCCTTCCAAGATAGGTCAAAACATACCCTTAAATACTTGAACAAGGCACATACCAGAATACTCTGTTTTTTAAACTTTCTCCTGCAAAGTGCTACCATTCTATGTTTTTTAAA
This genomic window from Ahaetulla prasina isolate Xishuangbanna chromosome 2, ASM2864084v1, whole genome shotgun sequence contains:
- the PLXNA1 gene encoding plexin-A1 isoform X4; this translates as MWLLRLKHHLSINIWTLLLLGSSWLPLAKSTTKSSSPFMTFQVTDWSLTHLVVHNKTGEIYVGAVNRIYKLANNLTEMRTHVTGPVEDNEKCYPPPSVQSCPHGLVSTNNVNKLLLVDYSGNRLIACGSASQGICQFLRLDDLFKLGEPHHRKEHYLSSVNESGTMSGVIIEVQNGQNKLFIGTPIDGKSEYFPTLSSRKLMDSEENAEMFGFVYQDEFVSSQLKIPSDTLSKFPTFDIYYIYSFSSEQFVYYLTLQLDTQLTSPDSTGEQFFTSKVVRLCVDDPKFYSYVEFPIGCIRDGIEYRLIQDAYLSKPGRALAKQLGISEQDDILFTIFSQGQKNRVKPPKESVLCLFTLKKIKDKIKERIQSCYRGEGKLSLPWLLNKELGCINSPLQIDDNFCGQDFNQPLGGTVTIEGVPLFVDKEDGMTSVAAYDYHGHTVVFAGTRSGRIKKILVDPASPIGHSALQYENVIAHDGSPILRDLVLSPDLQYLYAMSEKQVTRVPVESCEQYTTCALCLGSRDPHCGWCVLHNICSRKERCDRADEHQRFASDLHQCVQLTVQPKNISVTMSEVPLVLQAWNVPDLLAGVNCSFEDFTESESRIENGRIYCSSPSTKDVIPITRGQGDKRVVKLYLKSKETGKKFASVDFVFYNCSVHQSQKEQLFEENQKIFEEKTAFRKLGAKEKNRSVCYCYQKKPADG